The nucleotide sequence ctgagaaaacttttaaatttattgatgtaaaaatttgtacacatattatgttatcttttaactgtattttaagacttagtattagtaaacagtgacagctgcgcatgtcaccgagaaagtgaagatcccgataccccaatcgttgacgacggaattgtcgttccgctacccgatcatgacgaggtgagaatagcgataacgcggctaaagagcaacaaagccgcgggcgccgacggactgccggctgagctattcaaacatggcggcgaggagctggtaaggtgcatgcatcagctcctatgcaaaatatggtcggatgaaagcatgcctgccgattggaatttaagtgtgctctgcccaatccataagaagggcgatcctgcaatttgtgccaattaccgcgggattagtcttctaaatatcgcctataaggttctagcgagcgtattgtgtgaaaggctgaagcccaccgtcaaccaactgattggaccttatcagtgtggcttcagacctggaaagtctaccatcgaccaaatattctcaatacgccaaatcttggaaaagacccatgaaaggagaatcgacacacaccatcttttcgtcgacttcaaagctgcattcgacagtacggaaaggagttacctgtatgccgcgatgtctgaatttggtatccccgcaaaactaatacggctatgtaagatgacgttgctcaacaccaacagcgctgtcagaattggaaaggacctctccgagccgtttgataccaaacgaggtttcagacagggtgactccctgtcgtgtgacttctttaacctgatgttggagagcatcgtgcgagccgcagaacttaatcgctcaggcacaattttttataagagcgtacaattgctggcgtatgccgatgatattgacatcatcggccttaacaaccgcgctgttagttctgccttctccaaactggataaagaggcaaagcgaatgggtctggtggtgaacgaggacaaaacgaagtacctcctgtcttcaaacaaacagtcggcgcactcgcgtatcggcactcacgtcactgttgacagttataattttgaggttgtaaaagacttcgtctatttaggaaccagcattaacaccgataacaatgtcagccttgaaatccaacgtagaatctctcttgccaacaagtgctactttggactaagtaggcaactgagcagtaaagtcctctctcgacgaacaaaactaacactctacaagactctcatcatgcccgtcctaacgtatggcgcagaagcttggacgatgacaacatccgatgaagcgacgcttggagtgttcgagagaaagattctgcgtaagatttttggacctttgcacgttggcaacggcgaatatcgcagacgatggaacgatgagctgtatgagctttacgacgacatagacatagcgcagcgaataaagatccagcggctacgttggctgggtcatgtcgtccgaatggatacaaacgctccggctttgaaagtattcgatgcggtaccagctggtggtagcagaggaagggggcggcctcctctgcgttggaaagatcaggtggagaaggacttggcttcacttggtgtgtccaactggcgccggttagcacgagaaagaaacgactggcgcgctttgttaaactcggccaaaatcgcgtaagcggttatagcgccaattaagaagagaagattagtaaaaatatttatttggaaaggggctacagctgatctccgggagctcctcttaaaaaagaCGTTTGGCTTTGACTACTATATCTCTCTACTATCctctgaaatataaaaaaacaaacagatttcgttaaagtaatgttaaatctaataattaatcgaaggaataagcaaaataactttttttgacaaaatggcggtttcccaaaaaaaaacaacatcgatttttgactaaaatttcagcctaaattgtttataaaaaaattatatgttggtcaccgactttgaaaacactattttgagaaaaacgcgtcttaagtccggccttgtactttcaagcactctgaaacgccttttcaaatttgagtgtaacttcgaaaatattcatcgaaacgatattaatttttttttgtgtattcttaaatatatgtacgttacgaaaaaaaaaatcgatttgttgaaaattctaactgtatataacccctgaAGCGCCCTCGAGAAATCGCATTGCACGAAGCGAACAgagtttttcttctttcaacttCCAGACAcccatatacaaggtggcgcgaaattaatcttccattttttttttggttaaatttttactacataaaaaaattcaattaaagtgATAGAAATCTTTCCTTTGCCAAATATTTCTCCAGTCACAATGCATCTTGCATCGAACTGTCACTTTGCTTTATCGAGTTTTGAACGAACGCCAACATACGTTGCAAATGTCAAgaataaatattagaaattttggTACGACTAATATTTGTCCATAGAGTTTAACGCAAAAgttatgcgtatgtatgtgtgtatagaaTTGCATAATACGATTAATGgagctatatattatatataatattttaattgtaagGGGGTTTTAATCTTCTACAGTTTTATTTGATGGTATATTcgaataattctttttttcacaGATTAAACTTTCCGGCGTGTGTGGTCTTATCTCAGCACTGACATGCGCACTCGTGACCGTCACCACAACCGTTCTACACATGAGCCGCTTGCAGGCGTTGCGAGAGTGCGAATATGCGCAAAAGACACGAACTTGTACTTGTTACTCGGATATGATAGAATCTCAAGTAGATCGTGTGGACAAAGGTAAAGAATCTGCTAGTAatctattgttatttttgttgtttagtgctttgttttgttttcacaCCCAGAAGGTGTTCGACTCGTGTTCGATTCACTATCTGACTGTGGAGTTGTTCATGGCTCACTCTACTCCTGTTTACGTGCCATATTTGGACTTTCTGTCGCAGGTGTATTGGTTGCTGTGTTTAGTTGTATGCTCGTTTATCAGCTGCTCAGGTGAGCTAGAGGAGTGTTGATTTGGTAACCAATTACTATTTAGCCTTTTCTACTGTCTAGTCATGAGCGCAAAAAGATGTATTGGGAGCAGCTGGAGTTGCGTTGTCGCTCGTTGTACACCAGTCAACAAGGTCCTCCCCCAAACATGGCCGCCATGGGTGGTGGTCGTGGCCCAATTTGTCGCTGTTGTGAACAGTGTCATCTGCACCGCCAGGCGCCACTTCAAGCAACAGCCTATCCTTGGGATGATAGCGGCGAACCACGTTTTTGGACTGGTCAACCACCTGGTAACTTTTATTCACCTAATCCGGGTGGCGACGATCTGCATATGGCAAATGCGGGCACAGCTTGCCGTGGTCATAGCGGCGCTTCCGGAGCGCGTAGCCGCATGACTGGCTGGAGTTGGCCGCGCATGCCCTGGCAACGAAACTCACCCGTATCGAATGCAAGGCAATTTCGTCAAACACCATCCAGTCCAGATTCACAGTACGGTTTCACGAACAATGCGCCTACAGTTGCAGAGAATATGATGACGGACGCAGATGCCACACCAGCAGTTGCGCATAACTCAGCTGCACCTCCTTTTAATGTAGTTGGCGGCGCACTTCCATACGGTGTTTGGGGACCACCACCGCCCTATAGCGATCCCAACAGCCCGGCACGTCGAGGTTACTATCAATACATAGAACCAAATCCATGTAGCAATAACATTGCTACTACCAACAATATCACCCATAGTAGTGGAAATATCTCGAATGAGAATAATGTTAGCGCAGCAGCCGAGCAGCGTATACCTTGCCTTAATCATCGCTCAGTTTTCTTGGAACAGCAGCCGCATCAGCTCAATAACAATGGCAGCAATTGTTGTCCCACTGCAAGTATGCGGCGCAACTTAGCAAAGCGTCGCACGACTGGTGGTGGCGCTAGTAGCGGCGGAAGTGGTGGTGAAGATGCCTTGAAGTCAAAGACTTGTGGTGGTGATTACGAGAATACTCCATCGGAGAGTGATGGCTGTAACATGCGTGACCGGTTTTCGAACACTTTGCCCACCCGTAAAGTGAAGAAACGCAATGAAACTAATTTAAAAGCCAATGTAATTGGAAGTGCAAACCCTCAACCAGCTCCACGTCTTTCTATGCAGCAGGTCATAGCCAATACCGATGCGAATTGCACAAATGCAACGACAGAGTCCACGCTTGATGGTGACGAATGCATGGATCAAATAAATGACGGTATGTGCGATGAAGACATTAATACGGGTAGCTGTGCCTCCTCGCGCATTACTGCAAGAGCGACATTGCGTCGCAAACGCGGCATTGAAAATACTGGATTTCAGTCAAATAGCGAAAGTGGTATTGCGACCAAACCCATAGCGGGAGGAGATTCAGATGCTGTTGTAATAGCGGCAGATATGCATGGTGCCGGTGATCCCACTGAGTCAGAAGTGTACTTTGCCGATGTGAGCAGTTGCTGTAATATGTCATTAAAAAATGATAGCTACTACGATGAAGCTCATCAGACTCAACATCATTTAGGTTCGCAACATCACCATCAACATCAGAACAGTAATTGCAGCCagaacagcagcagcaataatGAGGATTACCTAGCGCAACGTTTCGGGCAACGAGAAAATTCAATACGTAGTCGCCTACCATTCCCACAGACACGAAATAACGACTACGAGGAAAACTTGAATACGTCTCACCAAAAAGAAATCGGAGGCAGTGTCACTCCAGTTAATCAAATGCATAAAGAGATTTCACGCCAAAGCATGTGTTCTGTGGAATCAGAGGCGCAGACCGATTGCACCGACTTGTCGCCGGCCACGCCGTGTAGTAATAAATTCGGTCAGACTAGTTTTGAAGGGAAAATCACAACGATTATTGATAGCAATGAGACGGCTGTGCCACAACGTACAACTGGAGGTGCGTTGCCTAACTTCGTAGCTAAGTTTCCATATTCATCAGAGTCACAAAGTTTAGAAGCACATCGTCGCTCTACAAAGGACATTCACGATCTAATACTCTCTTCAGAAGCACATTATGAAGTGATCAACGACAACCCGCAGCCAACGCCGCCCTGCCAGTTTACCGCACAACAACCAAATACGCGTATTAGCAAACCACAACCACAGCGTCCAACAAATCTGTCGGCCAACAAAACTAAAACGAAACATAGTTTGAAAACGCGTGATCGTATAGAAGCGAATGTGCTGCAGAACGAACGAGATTGGCCGATCGTTAGTGGGGTAGGTAATGCAAACAAGGGGGCGGGTGTTGGCGGTGGCGGTTGCGGCAATAGCGAACGGAAATGCTTGTGAGAAGAAGTTTTCGTTTAAATTCCTGTGCTCCAATGAGAGAGAAGCagctttgaaaaagttttagtaAAAATCGAAAGGTTGGTTTGTAAGGTTTAGACGAGTTTTAAAAGAACAAAGGGTGCATACGATACAATGGAATTCAAATGGTTTTTGAGTTTGGAAGTGTGAAAGAGTTGAGCTGAAAAATTTCCTTAGAAAAATTCATGAGAATTATCAAATCGTGCCTATTGTGCCTTAAACTTCTaacaacattttcaaatatgaacaTTTCACCTTAGGTACAATAGTTTGTACTTCTGTTAGTCTCCtgttttggaaacaaatttcACCCtccaacatacataaatatttctggGTATTGCTATGGTTTATACCATACTATACGAGTTTCTAAATCGATTCCAAGCCTGTAACTGATCTGAAGTTTAAATTAATGTTTAATATGTATTCGGCCACCGTGAATGATCTAGCCGCATATCGATGGCCCGGATCTACTTTATCTCAACTGGTAGAGAGCtatcaatttaatttatcttAAACGCCTAACTCAGCCGCGCacaattatttcatcttatCTCAACGCTGTCAGACAAACTATCTTCTCTTGGCGTACTGTTCAAGAGTATCAgctaatttttttgcatattttctttgCACTTTTAGACACCTATTTtgataaacaatatatttttctgaaaataatacaatatatgtagTTTAGTTCGAGTTAAGATAGTTTATCGCACTCCTTATACCGTAGGAATTTTTCATCTGCGGTAACCACTAGTAAAATTTTCTgtagaatatttcaattatctatccacttttttaattaactttcagTAGCTTCATTAATAAACGAGTCACAAAGGCCCGCCAGATAGAAGTTAGGGTGCTAAAAAGTTGTGTCAAAAAATTTCTGGCTGCATTTCTTTGGAGGCCTCCGAAGATAATAATGACATTTGAACTCGAATTATACAAATAATTCAGGTGAACTAAAATGTTTATGACTGAAAAATGTTAACCTTAACACACTGTAACGAAAAATGTGATGGGATGGTGCTAAATCATCTCGGGATTTGACTGTTATCCAGAGATGCTACCGTTTCCAATTGGTGTGGCTGAGACCTTAATGCCCAACAACGCTTCATAGTTTtattcaatacaaaatttttagaatcatGTATAGAAAACACTGCTAAATAATGAATTAGAATAATTAGTGAAAAATAATGAGTTGACTAAAACTTCATTCAGTGAATAGCAAGACACAGTATATTCTCAAGTTAACGCGATCtctcaaatatacatacataataaattcgcaacaaagaaaaacaactcATTACACAATTTTTGCAGTCATATTCCACTGCCCAACAAGGGCTTAGTTTTTAACCATACAAGGTAACCTAAAGTTTGCCTAAGTGATCAATATAGATCGCATGTGAGCTTTGTGGCTGGTCCTTAGTGCTGCCAAAAGTGTAGATGGTATGGAGACACATTTTATACAAGTACACTATTgagaattttaacaaatttctgtTACCCTTATTCGCAATATGTTTCAATAAGGAGAAGAACGTGAAATCAAAACAACTAAGTCGCGTTCTGCAAAACACTGCACAGCGACACGGAACATGTTCCTCATCATTTCCTACGTACGCATACGAGATTTGTAAAAAAAGAGATGACTAtaacgaattttgtttttctatttacaGTAGAAGTAATTCGCCAtctaaaatatgaacttttgtCAGCGCTTTTTCCACTTATTGAAGTATTACTGATACGCGCTTTTCGGCATGGCCGTGAGCTTTTTTAgctgtacacatacatacgtggtGTTTATCTTCTCAGTAGTGGCAAATCTTCGCTCTTTTATGAGTACTTTCGATCTtgagaacaggaaaaagtctcaGGGGGCTAAGTTCAGTGAATAGATGATAGATGAataggatgatagatttaccaggattggccaataactatggtgaaaacaaaattgtgaggaaACTTCGGGTACCACGTTACGGGGGGTGATTCGCCAGCCGAATTCTACCAAGGAttatagataccaggtttgctcgctaggtatggtgaaaaaaaatgttgaggagaactttggattctacgtcattcgttttgggttgaatatgtgtgaaattatcATTGCAGAATTCCatgggaaaaagatttttggaGATGTACTGAGCGAATtcgacagatatgccgacgccATTCGTTTTGGGCTTccctaagctaaagctaaatttagtGAAAcccaaaacgaatgacgtcggcatatctgtcatattcgctcagagccgaataacggtctcaCCATAGAATTCTGCAGTgataatttcacacatattcacgcactcgtccaatcagtcgttgttcagacaggAACGAAGTgaaattatgttaatttttttcgtatatcattgccacattcttagttttttcgtaaacaaactgaTTCATAGCTCTTgctacgtcagcccatcagctgattctgtcaaattcgctgagagctgactaacggtctgatattggccacgcCATttcaaatcttttcaccatgagtcatcatcataaattcctagagttccagtGTGGAACATAGGGCCACAACGAATTTCTTACTTTCGTGTCTGGTTTGCGCTAATCTCTTAACTTTATTCCAGCTTAGCTGCATGACGTAGGTTTCTAACTCCAGCAGTTGTCTCCAGGTATTCGCTGGTCTTCCACGTCTGCGTCTTTCTTGGGGATTCCAGTCAACGGCGGCCTTTGTTAAGTCACCATCTAGTCCTCTGCTTAGAGCATGGCCAATCCAGCCCCATTTTCTCTTTCGGATAATAGTATTGGATTCTGCGGGGTTCTGGCTCATAAGTTAGCTTTCGAGATAACATTTGGTcagaatattttgagaatttctCGAAGGTATCTGCGAATCACCATGAGTGAATAGCAAAAAATCACCAAGCacccacccacacacacacttacacccTTCATATCTcgtcaaaaacaaactaaaaatacaaatgactgataattttaaaatatattgggGGCATGTGAAGGGGTGGGAGGGAATGGgagacataataaaaaaattgaagtcgTAAATCGAATGTGCCCATGTATCCCATGAAGTTTGAAAAatcacagttttttttaacaaatttcgtATATAATTAGACTTTTCATTCAAAAAGCGACTTCTTTGTTGTTGGCGTCCAATTCATAAGCACTTTAGCCGTCCATCAGCTCCCAACGTTTCGATAGTCGCCTTGTCATACGAACATAATTGTGTAAAGGTCTCTAAAGCTCATATCTACCGTTATAAACATGTAAagaatacaaatatacacacataaagaaatttaagcaaataaacatatttaaatatcattttaaaTTGATAGCGTAAACATTATAATCATTTTGCAAGCCTCTGCATTTCGAAGCTGGCATCTTTCCTATACCCGAATTGTGTTTAAGCTCAACTATTTAATAACTACATCCACATATGTTAGTAATAATGCATCTATACACATAACTATaagttatttattcattattctACTACAACATAAATATCTACTAAGTTCCAAAAGCTATCTTCGGTgtccataaaaaaatacaaacatacagaACTGATTTTATGCATGTAAGTATCTagcatactcgtacatttgtgcatatgtattcgTTATTTAGAGTTAAGTGCATATCTAACGTCTTcgataaataaaagtatttagtattattaattgacaatacatacatacagcagTTATACGCATTAGTTGTGTACACGTGAAAAGTTTTAATGGTTTAGTaaatctacacacatacataaataatgtTGATAAATGGTATTCATAAAAGatgtatttaaaagaaaaattaaataaatatatacaccataactacgagtacatacagatatacacatatatgtgcaGGTGAAGAACAAACAGCATTTTTAATGGTGTTggttatgtttttaatatttaaatattttgctttaaaagaTTTGTATAGATTTAGTATTAATCTTAAAGTTAATAGGCTCATTGTTTAAGATGCTCTATAAGTTTTACTTAAAGAAGCtgatacaataaataattattattatgctGGTGCATAGACGACTaatgtattaatataattatcacatatgtatgtttttatgtatgcgtgtttttaatttatgatttttgattACTGCATTGAGTTTGTAAAAACttcaatgattttaagttgGTAGTTAAGCGCATTATaaatctatgtatgtgtgcatatgtagacTGTTAGTTGTGTGAATTTGTTATATAAAAATGAACTGTAGCTAAAGTGAAATATGAGTGATTAATAAAAAGCTCTTAAAGATGAAATAAATCCACAtaaatcaatacaaaaaaaatttatattttttttatttgaattattgaCATTAAACTACGTTGGAAATGCATGCCACATTCAATTCTTGCCATATTATACATTACCCTCTGTCTCGATGTGCGAACGCTGATCACGTGCAACTCATCTCATGCAATATAATGCGAATAATTACCACTCATCGCAGACCTCATGCGATAAGCTCAGAGCACACGGTTTATCTCATGCAATTAACTGCCTCTTTGACGGTTTGCCAGCTATACTCGTATCTTCATTTATACGAAATCTGTGCAGTAGCAACATTATAAAATCAAAAGAGAAATTTAAGAAAGAAGTGGTTCTTCCTATTTCATTAGCCTATTTAACGTGATTAGTGCATAAAGACAGCGAATAGATTGATTTACCGATATTTtcgtttaataaactatttttttgctcGAAAAAGCAAGGTGTACTCTACtgttttgaatatgatattcgGCATAcgtccgccgcggctacgaatTACATGGTCTATTAGATCGGcgcaatttttgactactttttccaataaatctggttaTTAAATCTatcccaatcagcaaaaatgcgacgccAACGATGGTCACATGGTTTCAATTCTTGCGCAAGctatattttataggcacgtaggCCAAGAtacttacgtaaaattttccacttggtcgaaggacaaaggccaacaaaTCGAGTATGACGACAAATCGACATTTCGTCAtccaaattttttccaaataaatttccaatatttggaaggattgttctggcgttaaacgattaatgatgacttgccaaaccttactgaacagaaatgttaacACAGGAATGGAGTGTTCCGTTTTTAAATGGCAAGGACTTACAGAAAACTGACGTACTTCTGTTTTTTAACTATGCTCTTCGCTTGCGGCAGACATTTTGTATGTGAATTCCAAGCCGCAATTAGAGTCCTACTCTCGCTGATGGCACGTTGAAAGGTGGGATCCGTGCCAATTCAGCGAGCGCTAGGCATGTGCAACAATTTACAAGATCGCGATCACGTCTGTACCGAAAGCGTTCAAGAGGACTTCGAAGTACTTCTAACCAAACTCTCGAATATTGTGGTTGTCCTATCCGATGAAACGTGGAATTACTTAAAGTACCTTTTGCAGCGGCTGTCTGGAGAATAACGTGGGAGCACCTCGGCACCTTCTCCGTGGTTTTCCTGTTTTCACGGGACGAATATTTAGGCGCACACCTTAGAAGGTAACGAGGATGAAGTCTTGCGCATTTTCGAAGACTTAAGTGAGGATATTTTCACTGTATTTATATGCCAGTATGGTACAAGCTCCTCCAATGCTTTGATCTCCAATTGGATTAAGTTGAAATTAGCGATATTTGCAGCAAAAaccaaatagtaaaaatattataagtagTTTcgggaaaacaaattaatttttttttgagtaaaatttttccCTAAGTAGCTTAGAACTATTTTATGGTCTATCTTTAGCTCCTGGCGATGCTacaactactaacatgccggtcaactccGTATATTtgtgtgattttatcgacattttcaacattatcgacattttctttaacatcaaaaatgcctgaaaccGAAATTagttgttacagtatcggcaccataaacaccattcacgaTTTCAGCGGcaatttcgcctttatcaaagaaaaactataaaatgtacagaattttctctttgtgggCTTTCATTGTTAacgccctgtaactcacaactgaatggaacaaacaagaaacagcaaacgaatttttttagtgcgaaatgtcaccttgataacgagcataaactttaaactgtttgatcgatactCCACGAGATATCCATCACTAGAGCCATCTactgagaaaataataaatttattttccctAAACTAATATAAAGTAGGGTTGTATTGTAACTATTGCAGACGTACCATTAAAATGTACTCAACCTTTTTAGAGGGCAGAAGAAATAGCAAGTGGTATCTTGACTTCAGTGCACGAgtatttattgttgcttttgagCTGATAAGCTCTTTTATCTTAGTGTCATGCCATTTTATCCATTTGAAAATGCCCCTAGTATTTCAAAGTCCAACACTACAGCATTCAACACTACGAGTATTATGAGATCTTAATATGTAccgcaaatttttaatatattttattttattcaaaagtatatatatatctttttttaaaaacttgttcTTTTTACACATAACTACTTCACACTACAACTAATTATACaactttataaatattcatacatacatcttAAGTACTCTGTGGGTTCACTTACTTTACTTAGAGAGTTTCTATGCTGATTTTTCAGTGTTGagatttcatatacaaatgtatttttaaactttaagaCATAACACAgagaaaaaatttacgaaaagtgAAATAGGATCGCATCGTACAGAAACaattacttttcaaaaactttaatgTACTAGCCGCAATATGAacactataaatatattaaaaacaaaaaggccCTCATGCACCAAAACCTTTTCACCCGTATTTGGATTCTTTCGATCTTCTATGCTGCCATGTGGTATCTCGTTATCTTCTATACTTTGCTCGATCTCTTCCAATGCCAGTGTGGTGGCTTCGTTAATAGTCCGCAATAACggataatttgaatttatacGCTTCGGCATAATTGCATATCCGTTGCTTTGCAGATATTTGTAGTCCGCATATATGTTCTCTTCTGGATCACAAACACCGCGAAAGTCATCGGTGTCTATGGACCATATCATGGTACCTGCAAGTTTTTTCTCAACAGCaaactttactttatttgcaatggaACGAGCGTTATCGAATGCCACCACTTGCACTAGGCCACTAAAGACATCGCGCTCGGAACGTGCTAGCATTTGTGAAGTTTTCGCATCCCAAGTTGTACTCCAACCGGAGGTTTTATTGCTCAGCATACTGCAGATTTCATTATATCCAAGGAAACCATCTTCACGCGTAAAGGGCCCTTGAAATGCGGTGCCATCGGTAACATCGCCCACATTGCCATCTCGCGGCGTCTTAAACGTCCGACCATAGAAGGGCAAGCCGAGGACGATTTTATTTGGCGGCGCACCCAATTTCAATAGATAGTCGATTGAAAACGCCTGTAATTGAAGTTTGGTGATTTCAGATAGAGTAATTATCTAcacttatgtgcatatatatatgtgcaagTATACTTACCACGCTGTCACCCTCGGGAGCTGTGAGTGGTGAATTGTAGCCGACTTGTTTATCCCAGCTTCCGTGATAGTCGTAGCACATAATGTGCAAATAGTCGAGATAACGTGAAATTTGGCGCACATCATAGGCCTGGTCGATAACATTTTTGCCTGCACCGATCGCTGATGTCAACAACAAATTATATTTATCGAACTCATCTCTCAGCTCTTTTGTGAATTGCACGAAATTTTCACGATCTTGTGGACGGCCTCCACGCTGTGTTGGATACTCCCAATCAAGATCGAGGCCGTCGAAATTATATTTACGTATGAACGTAGTTACTTGTTTCACGAACCGACTACGTTGTTCTGCATTGGCTACCAACAAGGAATAATTCTTGGAACCCTCATTCCAACCGCCTATTGCCAAACTAACCTTCAAATGTGGGTGGGTGATTTTGAAACCCGTCAGGTGTTCGTAACCACCTTTACCGTAATCTTCCTTTAAGTCTTGCCATGGATCTAGAAAGTAATGTTAAAATAGTAGAGGCCAATATTTAATAACATCTTCCACCTACCCAAAGATTTAATGGCCGACTGCGTAATATCAAGGCCGGCAAAGGCATAGACTACATGCGTGCAAAGGTTTGGATCGAAATTATCGATTGCATACGCGCCATTGCCCGGACGATAGAC is from Anastrepha ludens isolate Willacy chromosome 4, idAnaLude1.1, whole genome shotgun sequence and encodes:
- the LOC128861613 gene encoding probable chitinase 2, producing the protein MTSSYFSTGNKVLFTLLVILSNVCWTSAKTGPTHGKVVVCYISTWAVYRPGNGAYAIDNFDPNLCTHVVYAFAGLDITQSAIKSLDPWQDLKEDYGKGGYEHLTGFKITHPHLKVSLAIGGWNEGSKNYSLLVANAEQRSRFVKQVTTFIRKYNFDGLDLDWEYPTQRGGRPQDRENFVQFTKELRDEFDKYNLLLTSAIGAGKNVIDQAYDVRQISRYLDYLHIMCYDYHGSWDKQVGYNSPLTAPEGDSVAFSIDYLLKLGAPPNKIVLGLPFYGRTFKTPRDGNVGDVTDGTAFQGPFTREDGFLGYNEICSMLSNKTSGWSTTWDAKTSQMLARSERDVFSGLVQVVAFDNARSIANKVKFAVEKKLAGTMIWSIDTDDFRGVCDPEENIYADYKYLQSNGYAIMPKRINSNYPLLRTINEATTLALEEIEQSIEDNEIPHGSIEDRKNPNTGEKVLVHEGLFVFNIFIVFILRLVH